A stretch of [Clostridium] scindens DNA encodes these proteins:
- a CDS encoding FAD-dependent oxidoreductase: protein MAALKMMATPIKFGPVEIKNRFIVSPMVMNCCNEDGTATEKYIAYHEEKAKGGWGLIVTEDYAVDPSGRTYQYLPGLWADYQIASHKELTERVHAAGAKIYAQIFHGGRQTEEWIIGQQVWAPSAIPCPVKKALPHEMTTQEVEEMVEKFGDAALRAKKAGFDGVQIHGGHGYLVCEFASAYSNKRIDKYGGNLVNRMRFPVEIIQNIRKKCGEDFGIDYKISGEECAPGGTNIEDTKAMAIMLEEAGIHSLNVSVGVYETWYMQVPPSVMGHGWIADYAAEIKKVVEIPVTTVGRVNDPLVAEGIIRSGKADACYMGRASLADPHMPEKALSGRFEDIIQCMACLQGCTSKIDSGCHGQCTLNPRTVREDEVKITPAQVKKNIFVAGGGPSGAEAAIVLAKRGHKVTVFEKEDRLGGMYGTAAVPPWKGEISSFVVWQKTQLEKLGVEVRYQTELTKAIVEEEKPDTVVVATGSHPFVPPFPGKDQEFVVSAVDLLRGKIQADGNIAVIGGGLVGGETANYLATHGNQVTIIEMLAQIVGEEPDNMKRFLLQSFEDNHVDIHAGTAVQTINEDRTITVKAGEEEKVLGPFDKIVTAVGMRANLELKGTLEDIVKEVVYVGDALKPGNALNAIEEGYMAALDI, encoded by the coding sequence ATGGCAGCATTAAAAATGATGGCAACACCAATCAAGTTCGGACCGGTAGAAATTAAGAACCGATTCATCGTGTCCCCGATGGTTATGAACTGTTGCAACGAAGATGGTACGGCAACTGAAAAATATATTGCGTACCATGAGGAAAAGGCAAAAGGGGGCTGGGGATTGATCGTAACGGAGGATTATGCGGTGGATCCTTCCGGAAGGACCTATCAGTATCTGCCGGGCCTGTGGGCTGATTACCAGATTGCGTCCCACAAGGAACTGACGGAGCGCGTGCATGCGGCAGGAGCCAAGATCTATGCGCAGATATTCCACGGCGGACGCCAGACAGAAGAATGGATCATAGGACAGCAGGTGTGGGCGCCGTCCGCAATCCCATGTCCGGTGAAGAAGGCATTGCCTCACGAGATGACGACGCAGGAAGTAGAAGAGATGGTGGAAAAGTTTGGCGATGCCGCGCTTCGAGCGAAGAAGGCCGGATTCGACGGCGTACAGATTCATGGAGGCCATGGCTATCTTGTCTGTGAATTTGCTTCTGCCTATTCAAATAAGAGAATCGATAAATATGGCGGCAATCTGGTAAACCGCATGCGCTTTCCTGTGGAGATCATCCAAAATATCCGTAAGAAGTGCGGAGAGGACTTTGGCATTGACTATAAGATCTCAGGTGAAGAATGCGCGCCGGGCGGAACCAATATTGAGGATACCAAGGCCATGGCGATCATGCTGGAAGAAGCGGGGATCCATTCGCTTAACGTGTCCGTCGGCGTCTATGAGACCTGGTATATGCAGGTGCCTCCGTCAGTGATGGGGCATGGCTGGATTGCGGATTATGCGGCGGAGATCAAAAAGGTGGTAGAGATTCCGGTGACCACGGTGGGGCGTGTCAATGATCCGCTGGTAGCGGAGGGAATCATCCGAAGCGGCAAGGCAGATGCATGCTATATGGGGCGCGCTTCCCTGGCAGATCCTCATATGCCGGAAAAAGCGCTCAGCGGTCGCTTTGAAGACATCATCCAGTGCATGGCATGCCTTCAGGGCTGTACGTCCAAGATAGACAGTGGCTGCCATGGACAGTGCACGCTGAATCCAAGGACGGTAAGAGAAGATGAAGTAAAGATTACCCCGGCGCAGGTAAAGAAGAACATCTTCGTGGCAGGAGGCGGCCCATCAGGAGCGGAAGCGGCCATCGTTCTGGCCAAGAGAGGCCACAAGGTAACCGTATTTGAAAAAGAAGACCGCTTAGGCGGCATGTACGGGACGGCTGCTGTTCCGCCGTGGAAAGGGGAGATCTCTTCCTTTGTCGTGTGGCAGAAGACCCAGCTGGAGAAGCTGGGAGTCGAAGTCCGCTATCAGACGGAACTGACAAAAGCGATCGTGGAAGAAGAAAAGCCGGACACGGTAGTCGTTGCGACGGGAAGCCATCCTTTCGTGCCGCCGTTCCCGGGAAAAGATCAGGAATTCGTAGTCAGCGCGGTTGACCTGCTAAGAGGCAAGATTCAGGCAGACGGCAATATCGCGGTTATCGGTGGAGGGCTTGTGGGAGGCGAGACGGCCAATTACCTTGCGACCCACGGCAATCAGGTTACGATCATCGAGATGCTTGCGCAGATCGTGGGGGAAGAGCCGGACAATATGAAACGCTTCCTGCTGCAGTCCTTTGAAGACAACCATGTGGATATCCACGCGGGGACGGCGGTACAGACCATCAACGAAGACCGGACAATTACGGTGAAGGCAGGAGAAGAAGAGAAGGTTCTCGGGCCATTCGATAAGATCGTAACTGCTGTGGGCATGCGCGCTAATCTGGAATTAAAAGGCACGCTGGAAGACATCGTAAAAGAAGTCGTGTATGTAGGAGACGCCCTGAAGCCGGGCAACGCGCTGAATGCCATCGAGGAAGGCTATATGGCGGCGCTGGATATATAA
- a CDS encoding autoinducer 2 ABC transporter substrate-binding protein — MKKFISVLIALTMLLSLAACSSSGEEKSTDKEAKKSSDSDYEIAVVVKVVGIDYFSVFEEGVKKFADEFGVNAYVTGPSSADAAEQVNIIEDLINSGVDAICVVPNDATVLESVLQSAQDKGITVVTTESPDQAGADWDVEMIINDMFAELVAEEAAKNCGGSGQYALYVGSLTVPLHNAWADHVEEYLADKYPDMSLCTDRIACGEDAALARETTLDLLKTYSDLNCIIGFGSQGPIGAAEALTEEDKIDDVTVVGNIIPSEGSQYLESGAIKAGFLWNPADSGYASCYIAKTILDRKKIDDSFSIPDMGDIDLDGTNLWIDNPITITADNWESFGF, encoded by the coding sequence ATGAAAAAATTTATATCTGTGCTGATTGCCTTGACGATGCTGTTAAGCCTTGCGGCCTGCAGCAGCTCCGGAGAAGAGAAGTCAACGGATAAGGAAGCAAAGAAAAGTTCCGACAGCGACTATGAGATTGCGGTTGTCGTAAAGGTTGTCGGGATCGACTACTTTAGTGTATTTGAGGAGGGCGTGAAGAAATTTGCAGACGAGTTTGGCGTAAATGCGTATGTGACAGGCCCGTCTTCGGCAGATGCGGCGGAGCAGGTTAACATTATTGAGGATTTGATCAATTCAGGTGTTGATGCCATCTGCGTAGTGCCGAATGACGCAACCGTGCTGGAGAGCGTACTTCAGTCAGCACAAGATAAAGGTATTACCGTTGTCACAACCGAATCTCCGGATCAGGCTGGTGCAGATTGGGACGTAGAGATGATCATCAACGATATGTTCGCGGAACTGGTTGCCGAGGAAGCAGCTAAGAACTGTGGCGGATCCGGCCAGTATGCGCTCTATGTTGGAAGCCTTACTGTGCCGCTTCACAATGCGTGGGCAGACCATGTGGAAGAGTACCTTGCCGATAAGTATCCGGATATGAGTCTTTGCACGGACAGAATCGCATGTGGAGAAGATGCGGCCCTCGCCCGCGAGACGACACTGGACCTTCTGAAGACCTACAGCGATCTCAACTGCATTATTGGCTTTGGCTCCCAGGGACCGATCGGAGCGGCAGAGGCTCTGACGGAGGAAGATAAGATTGATGATGTAACAGTAGTTGGAAATATCATTCCAAGCGAAGGATCACAGTATCTTGAGAGTGGCGCGATCAAAGCAGGCTTCCTCTGGAATCCGGCTGATTCCGGATATGCTTCCTGCTACATAGCAAAGACGATTCTTGACAGGAAGAAGATCGACGATTCCTTCTCTATTCCGGACATGGGAGACATCGATCTGGATGGAACGAATCTGTGGATTGACAATCCGATTACGATCACGGCAGACAATTGGGAGAGTTTTGGATTCTAA
- a CDS encoding sugar ABC transporter ATP-binding protein, with the protein MEKIIELKKVNKHYGGVHALKDVDFSLNQGEIHCLIGQNGCGKSTMIKVISGVIGVDPGSEVILDGKKSTGGLARQAMAAGVRVIYQDLSIFPNLTVAENIAFDQHVDSAVKGVNWSRMYKKAQEVLDRMKIQLDLDVLVEELSIADRQLVAIARALATNAKLLIMDEPTSSLTRKEVNVLFTIIKSLQAKGLTILFVSHKLDEIIEIAERITVMRDGCIISTFENTDVKEEKLAQLISGQQITYQQKFTKHEEETVLEVERLSRARQYEDVSFSVKKGEIVGIIGLLGAGRTELASSIFGMNPPDSGRILLHGKEVKFKSNRDAIASRIAYVPEDRLLQGLVLNQSVENNTIISIIQKLKNKIGILDKKKCTSITQNWIDELHIKSAKPEINASAMSGGNQQKIVISKWLSTEPEVLILDQPTNGIDIAAKNTIYELIRDLSAKGMSIILISDEAAEVYYNCPRALVMHKGKIIKELDCSAITESEFSQEVLDE; encoded by the coding sequence ATGGAAAAAATAATTGAACTGAAAAAAGTGAACAAGCATTATGGAGGCGTTCATGCACTTAAGGACGTGGATTTCTCTCTGAATCAAGGGGAGATCCACTGCCTGATCGGCCAGAATGGATGCGGGAAGTCCACGATGATCAAAGTAATCTCCGGTGTCATTGGCGTAGATCCCGGCAGCGAGGTTATCCTGGACGGAAAGAAATCGACAGGCGGCCTGGCGCGGCAGGCGATGGCGGCAGGCGTGCGCGTGATATACCAGGACTTGAGCATCTTTCCAAACCTGACGGTGGCGGAAAATATCGCGTTTGACCAGCACGTGGACAGCGCTGTAAAAGGCGTGAACTGGTCCAGGATGTATAAGAAGGCGCAGGAAGTTCTGGACCGGATGAAGATTCAGCTGGATCTGGATGTGCTGGTGGAAGAACTGTCCATAGCGGACCGGCAGCTGGTGGCGATTGCCAGGGCGCTGGCGACCAATGCGAAACTGCTGATCATGGATGAGCCGACTTCATCCTTGACGCGTAAAGAAGTGAATGTGCTCTTTACGATTATCAAAAGCCTTCAGGCTAAGGGGCTGACGATTCTGTTTGTCAGCCACAAGCTGGACGAGATTATCGAGATTGCCGAGCGGATCACGGTCATGCGCGACGGATGCATCATATCTACATTCGAGAACACAGACGTGAAGGAAGAAAAACTTGCGCAGCTGATCAGCGGGCAGCAGATTACGTATCAGCAGAAATTTACAAAGCATGAGGAAGAGACGGTACTGGAGGTAGAGCGCTTAAGCCGCGCAAGACAGTATGAGGATGTCTCGTTCTCAGTCAAGAAGGGCGAGATTGTTGGGATCATCGGACTTCTGGGAGCCGGAAGAACGGAACTTGCCAGTTCCATCTTCGGGATGAATCCGCCGGATTCCGGAAGGATTCTCCTGCATGGCAAGGAAGTGAAGTTTAAGAGCAACCGCGACGCGATCGCAAGCAGGATCGCATACGTCCCGGAGGATCGTCTTCTCCAGGGGCTTGTGCTGAACCAGAGCGTTGAGAATAATACGATTATTTCAATTATACAGAAACTGAAAAATAAGATAGGGATTCTGGACAAGAAAAAATGCACCTCTATCACTCAAAACTGGATTGATGAGCTACATATCAAGAGCGCGAAGCCGGAGATTAACGCGTCAGCCATGTCCGGCGGAAACCAGCAGAAGATCGTAATCTCCAAGTGGCTGTCTACAGAGCCGGAGGTTCTGATTCTTGATCAGCCCACGAACGGGATTGACATTGCTGCCAAAAACACGATATACGAGTTGATCCGGGATTTGTCGGCGAAAGGAATGAGTATCATCCTTATCTCTGACGAGGCGGCGGAAGTCTATTACAACTGCCCCCGCGCGCTTGTGATGCATAAGGGTAAGATCATAAAGGAATTGGATTGCAGCGCCATCACAGAGAGTGAATTTAGCCAGGAGGTGCTTGATGAATAA
- a CDS encoding ABC transporter permease produces the protein MNNKAVKKISKSYEFMVLCVIVVLIIGLAAATKGKSIQLGNILDLMTNYSAYGVIAVGCLFVIISGGIDISFMAVGAVAQYLSALYMIHRGGNFVMIYLIAIVTGTLLGFINAVLVNRLKAPTLIITIGTMNVIYGVMMKVTSGVRLHGFPEWFSKKVESSLFAVSVGTLAAVMVIAWFILKKTKMGRRVYAVGGNMEAAKRCGISVLQVHMFVYGFAGAMAAIGALINCYLSQQASIEALYGNEMDVLAMVVLGGVSLSGGKGSVSGTLLGIILVALLSNGMILVGVSSYWKDLVIGSVILISFCVTGWRMISAKRREG, from the coding sequence ATGAATAATAAAGCAGTAAAAAAGATTTCAAAGAGTTATGAATTTATGGTGCTGTGCGTCATAGTCGTGCTGATTATCGGCCTGGCGGCGGCTACCAAGGGGAAATCTATTCAATTAGGAAATATTTTAGACTTAATGACAAACTACTCCGCCTACGGGGTGATTGCGGTGGGATGCCTGTTCGTGATCATCTCTGGAGGAATCGACATTTCCTTCATGGCGGTAGGCGCGGTGGCCCAGTACCTATCCGCGCTGTATATGATCCACAGAGGCGGCAACTTTGTGATGATCTATCTGATCGCCATCGTGACCGGCACCTTGTTAGGGTTTATCAACGCGGTACTGGTAAACAGGCTGAAGGCCCCTACGTTGATCATTACGATCGGAACGATGAACGTGATCTATGGCGTGATGATGAAGGTGACCAGCGGCGTCCGGCTGCATGGCTTCCCGGAGTGGTTCTCCAAGAAGGTGGAATCCTCTTTATTCGCGGTTTCCGTGGGAACGCTTGCGGCAGTCATGGTAATTGCCTGGTTTATTCTTAAAAAGACAAAAATGGGACGGAGAGTGTACGCCGTGGGCGGCAATATGGAGGCGGCAAAACGGTGCGGAATCAGCGTGCTGCAGGTGCACATGTTTGTGTATGGATTCGCGGGCGCGATGGCAGCCATCGGAGCGCTGATTAATTGTTATCTCTCCCAGCAGGCATCCATTGAGGCGCTTTATGGCAATGAGATGGATGTCCTGGCCATGGTAGTCCTGGGCGGGGTATCGCTCTCAGGAGGAAAAGGAAGCGTATCAGGCACGCTGCTTGGCATCATATTGGTGGCGCTTCTGAGTAACGGCATGATTCTTGTAGGCGTATCCAGCTACTGGAAGGATCTGGTCATCGGATCGGTCATCCTGATCAGTTTCTGCGTGACTGGCTGGAGAATGATATCGGCAAAGAGAAGGGAGGGATAG
- a CDS encoding ABC transporter permease — protein MKKYDVKSLAKRGGDSTMLIVLMVILVIFFSVLNPSFLSANSFSSIMKQIPEIGLFTMAMMLPMLVGGIDLSIIASANLASILMSMYMNAHAEKGETGIAHVLVAMLICMLVCMLVGLINGVIVAKFQIPAMLVTLGMQMVLTGIALGITKGGTLSGYPDSFKFIGNGYVLEIIPVQFIIFVIVSAVLIVVMQKTSFGIRLQMYGSNKVSAQYSGINEMTLLIKTHVVSGIYVGIAAIVMAARLNSASAGAAGNYLMRAILIAVLGGVDPNGGKGKVSGILWAVLLFQCMATGLNILRVNSYIVIALYGVILLFSVAVRTRKECA, from the coding sequence ATGAAAAAGTATGATGTAAAGTCTCTTGCGAAACGCGGCGGGGACAGCACGATGCTGATCGTCCTGATGGTGATTCTGGTCATCTTCTTCAGTGTCCTGAATCCATCCTTCCTATCTGCGAATTCCTTCTCATCCATCATGAAGCAGATTCCGGAGATAGGACTGTTCACGATGGCGATGATGCTGCCTATGCTGGTGGGAGGCATCGACCTGTCGATCATCGCATCCGCGAATCTGGCATCCATCCTCATGTCCATGTACATGAATGCCCATGCTGAAAAAGGGGAGACAGGCATAGCCCATGTTCTGGTGGCAATGCTGATCTGCATGCTGGTCTGCATGCTGGTAGGGCTGATCAATGGCGTGATCGTGGCAAAATTCCAGATTCCTGCCATGCTGGTGACCCTGGGCATGCAGATGGTGCTGACTGGAATCGCGCTCGGCATTACCAAGGGAGGAACCTTGTCCGGCTACCCGGATTCTTTCAAATTTATCGGAAACGGATATGTGCTTGAGATCATTCCGGTTCAGTTTATCATTTTTGTAATTGTATCCGCAGTGCTGATTGTAGTGATGCAGAAGACATCCTTTGGAATCCGGCTGCAGATGTATGGCTCCAACAAGGTGTCTGCCCAGTATTCCGGAATCAACGAGATGACACTTCTGATCAAGACGCATGTCGTGTCCGGCATATACGTCGGAATTGCGGCGATCGTCATGGCAGCGCGGCTTAATTCCGCGTCCGCGGGAGCAGCGGGAAATTACCTGATGCGAGCGATCCTGATCGCGGTGCTTGGCGGCGTGGATCCCAACGGAGGGAAAGGAAAAGTGTCCGGCATACTCTGGGCAGTCCTATTGTTCCAATGCATGGCCACAGGACTTAACATTTTACGTGTGAACTCCTATATCGTAATTGCGCTTTACGGCGTGATCCTCCTCTTCTCGGTAGCGGTCCGCACACGAAAGGAGTGTGCGTAG
- a CDS encoding rhamnulokinase, with protein MAEKLNLLAFDCGNSSIRTILCHFDGGKVESEVILKEPNRIIEKDGLFYWDMMEIFNTMKRGVALAAERGKIDSVGVCTWGIDFLLLDDKEQFVQEALCYRNTIGAGQMSAQTEEEQREMFYRTGILCDKINSVYMLKGMQNYMPGAMERARKILLVPDIFVYLFTGRMMNEPSELSTSQMLDVRTLKISQEQCNYAGVSPELFCEIGGHGKFVGNIKKEILKELGISYDIPFVCVPSHDTASAVMAIPSREEDYLFVSSGTWALIGAQCAGPIVNEKVLNAKLTNEIGAFGRTTLLRNSAGMFLVQRLKEEYEAETKVQMDWGAFTALADQWTGKVKIFDVNDDRLFNPRKMVREIQSMIHPEAANGTHEWPEILASTYISLGESYAQVLDTVRECTGDSYGEVYIVGGGSKNAMINQRCADRIQMPVVACDMECASIGNAVVQIAYFHPEYSYDRLREIVVSSLKVKRYEPAK; from the coding sequence ATGGCAGAAAAATTGAATCTTCTGGCATTTGACTGTGGGAACAGCAGTATCCGGACGATCCTCTGCCATTTTGACGGAGGGAAGGTGGAAAGCGAGGTCATCCTCAAAGAGCCGAACCGGATTATTGAAAAAGACGGGCTGTTCTATTGGGATATGATGGAGATTTTCAATACCATGAAGCGGGGCGTGGCCTTGGCAGCGGAAAGAGGAAAGATTGACTCGGTGGGCGTCTGTACCTGGGGAATTGATTTCCTTTTGCTGGATGACAAGGAGCAGTTTGTCCAGGAGGCGCTTTGCTACCGGAATACTATCGGTGCCGGCCAGATGAGCGCCCAGACGGAGGAGGAGCAGCGGGAAATGTTCTACCGCACGGGAATCCTCTGTGATAAGATCAACAGCGTGTACATGCTAAAAGGCATGCAGAACTATATGCCGGGGGCGATGGAGCGGGCAAGGAAGATTCTTCTGGTGCCGGATATCTTCGTGTATCTGTTCACTGGGCGGATGATGAATGAACCCAGCGAGCTGTCCACCTCCCAGATGCTGGATGTGCGCACCTTAAAGATCAGTCAAGAACAGTGCAATTATGCGGGCGTGTCGCCAGAACTGTTCTGCGAGATCGGCGGGCATGGCAAATTTGTAGGGAATATCAAGAAAGAGATTCTTAAAGAACTGGGAATTTCCTACGACATTCCATTCGTGTGCGTGCCGTCCCATGATACGGCCAGCGCGGTGATGGCGATTCCGAGCCGGGAAGAGGACTATCTCTTCGTAAGTTCGGGAACATGGGCGCTGATCGGAGCGCAGTGCGCCGGACCGATCGTGAACGAGAAGGTATTGAATGCAAAACTGACCAACGAGATAGGCGCTTTTGGGCGAACCACTCTCCTTCGCAATTCCGCAGGCATGTTCCTTGTGCAGCGGCTGAAGGAAGAATATGAGGCAGAGACAAAAGTGCAGATGGACTGGGGAGCATTCACAGCCCTCGCGGATCAGTGGACAGGCAAGGTGAAGATATTCGATGTGAATGACGACCGCCTGTTCAACCCTAGGAAGATGGTGAGGGAGATTCAAAGCATGATCCATCCGGAAGCAGCAAACGGTACCCATGAGTGGCCGGAGATTCTGGCATCTACCTACATATCTCTGGGAGAGAGTTATGCCCAGGTGCTGGATACGGTGAGAGAATGCACCGGGGATTCATATGGCGAGGTATATATAGTAGGCGGAGGCTCTAAGAATGCGATGATCAACCAGCGCTGCGCCGACCGGATCCAGATGCCGGTGGTAGCCTGCGATATGGAATGCGCGTCCATTGGAAACGCAGTGGTACAGATTGCGTATTTCCATCCCGAGTATTCCTATGACCGGCTTCGGGAAATCGTCGTCTCATCCCTTAAAGTTAAGCGTTATGAGCCGGCAAAATAA
- a CDS encoding class II aldolase/adducin family protein produces the protein MDYKEYLVECGKKMLHSGLTVETWGNISVRNPENGLYYLTPSGMPYDIIRTEDIVVMNRDMEIVEGTCKPTIEYGMHIGIMNAREDVNAVIHTHPVDSQVFACLHEDIPPVIDEAAQLLGGTVKCAKYALPGSDELAANVIEALGDGAACLMANHGAVCVGTDMDTAFRVCTVLEMTAKIYTAARTIGKPEPIADDKVAFMKDFVANHYGQGK, from the coding sequence ATGGACTATAAAGAGTATTTGGTTGAGTGTGGAAAAAAGATGCTGCATTCAGGGCTGACAGTGGAGACCTGGGGCAATATCAGCGTGAGAAATCCGGAGAACGGACTATATTATTTGACCCCATCGGGCATGCCTTATGATATAATAAGGACGGAAGACATCGTCGTGATGAACAGGGATATGGAAATTGTAGAGGGAACCTGCAAGCCGACGATTGAATATGGAATGCATATAGGTATTATGAACGCAAGAGAAGATGTGAACGCGGTGATTCATACGCATCCTGTGGATTCTCAGGTGTTTGCCTGTCTGCACGAGGATATTCCTCCCGTCATAGATGAGGCAGCACAGCTTCTGGGGGGCACGGTGAAGTGTGCAAAATACGCGCTTCCGGGATCAGATGAACTGGCGGCGAACGTGATCGAAGCGCTGGGAGATGGCGCGGCATGCCTGATGGCAAATCACGGGGCTGTCTGCGTAGGAACTGACATGGATACGGCTTTCCGGGTGTGTACCGTGCTGGAAATGACGGCTAAGATCTATACCGCGGCCCGTACCATTGGAAAACCGGAACCGATTGCTGACGATAAAGTCGCATTTATGAAGGACTTTGTTGCGAATCACTACGGACAGGGGAAGTAG
- a CDS encoding DeoR/GlpR family DNA-binding transcription regulator, whose protein sequence is MKEMKELPYTRQKRILERLNKNDCMTINELAKDFNVSQMTIYRDILQLEKSGDALRVYGGVKAVDKKEQGGEEEALKTSSILRPYCDVTIEERFNKQIDEKRAIARVAASYVKDGDVIAIDPSTTTLHMCSYLQNRKIIVVTTSISVALQFASSKSVDVILCGGMLRKRSLAIVGTFLPDVLDHLSINKCFISSHGFTYEQGLTDVTMEESDAKQQLISRSSECFVLIDHTKIGKCGPFVVCNMGDIDSIITDAGAQRSKETKMIMDQCADTGCKVIYAKKRGAAEARESREPAAEE, encoded by the coding sequence ATGAAAGAAATGAAAGAATTGCCTTATACGAGGCAGAAGAGAATCCTGGAAAGACTGAACAAAAATGATTGCATGACAATCAATGAGCTGGCCAAGGATTTCAATGTCTCGCAGATGACAATCTACCGGGATATTCTTCAACTTGAAAAATCAGGCGATGCACTGCGGGTATATGGCGGCGTAAAGGCCGTGGATAAAAAAGAACAAGGCGGGGAGGAAGAAGCATTAAAGACATCCTCGATTCTTCGCCCATACTGCGATGTGACGATCGAAGAGCGATTTAACAAGCAGATCGATGAGAAGCGGGCAATTGCACGGGTGGCTGCCAGTTATGTAAAGGACGGGGATGTGATTGCCATCGACCCCAGCACCACGACCCTTCACATGTGCAGTTATCTGCAGAACCGGAAGATCATCGTGGTGACGACCAGCATCAGCGTAGCGCTGCAGTTCGCGTCTTCCAAGTCGGTGGATGTGATTCTGTGCGGCGGGATGCTGAGAAAGCGTTCGCTGGCTATCGTAGGAACCTTTCTGCCGGATGTGCTCGATCATCTTTCCATCAACAAGTGCTTTATCTCATCCCATGGATTTACCTATGAACAGGGCCTGACGGATGTGACGATGGAAGAAAGCGACGCCAAGCAGCAGCTCATCAGCCGGTCCAGCGAGTGTTTCGTGCTGATCGATCATACCAAGATCGGGAAATGTGGCCCGTTCGTGGTATGCAACATGGGAGACATTGATTCTATCATTACGGATGCCGGCGCGCAGAGATCCAAGGAAACCAAGATGATCATGGACCAGTGCGCGGATACCGGATGCAAGGTGATCTACGCGAAGAAGCGGGGAGCGGCGGAAGCGAGAGAGTCTAGGGAACCGGCGGCGGAAGAGTAG
- the spoIIID gene encoding sporulation transcriptional regulator SpoIIID produces the protein MKDYIEERAVEIAYYIIEHKATVRQTAKAFGVSKSTIHKDVTERLLKINPSLAAQARKVLDMNKSERHIRGGMATREKYLHQHGQDAVGPSI, from the coding sequence ATGAAGGATTATATTGAGGAGAGGGCAGTAGAAATAGCATATTATATCATTGAGCACAAAGCCACTGTAAGGCAGACAGCCAAGGCGTTCGGCGTTAGCAAGTCTACCATACATAAGGATGTAACGGAACGCTTATTGAAGATCAATCCGTCTCTGGCCGCACAGGCGCGCAAGGTGTTGGACATGAATAAGTCAGAACGGCATATCCGCGGGGGCATGGCTACCAGAGAGAAGTATCTGCATCAGCATGGGCAGGATGCAGTCGGACCGAGTATCTGA